The sequence CCAGATTGCGTGTCAAAAAGCAAATTAGCAGTAGAAAAGTACCCAAACAATGCATTGTGGACATgtctttccagtatttttgaaaGCGGAGGCAAGATAGAAATAGGACGACAGTTTAACATGTCACAAATATCGCCTGTCCCTTTATAAAGGGGAACAACCCTTGCACACTTAAAAACATTTAGAAAAGTACAATGCTGTAGACTCATATTAAACATTAGAGTGAGACTATTTGAAATTGCTGAAGCACCAATTTTTAAAACCTTGTGATTGACATTATCAATACCTGTAGATTTCGCTTGTaacaatgacaaataaacaaagtcGTACGTAATAGGAGGAATCTTAAAAGTGGGTAAATCAACCAATACATCATGAACAAAGTTTTGTAATCTTTCAAGATTCACAGAATCATGGAGATCGCCTGAATTCTGAGTAAGGCCAACAAAGTGACTGTTAAAAGCATTCGCAATCTCAGAATTGTTCTCATAACGGACGTGTTCTGATGTGAAGATAGggttcttaaaggtatactgtcacctgttccaattttgctacagtcaccatggaaagagaaaatctaaccaatcacagattttaagcgggtggccgctttttaaaacagcgccctcacatgggcattttagataccaaggaacgcccctttgaccatatgtggacatatttagattacaggtgactgtatacctttaagcataTAATTTTTTGAATTCGTCAAATTCTTGTAGACACGCCAAAGCATAGTAGCATTTgagttttcaacaatattacTCCTGAAGTAATGCAGTTTCGCCCGCATAATAAGATGTACAACTTTGTTGCGATTGCTTTTATATTCTCTCCAAAGATTGTCAGTTGAACCTGATCTAGCGCGCTTGAGACAAAGGTCAcgctttttcataaaatttcattatttaaccACTCAGGTTGTCTGAAACGTTTAACACGTCTATTTATAACAGGACAATGTGAGTCACAAATATTGTTAGACATTGAGATCCAAACATCGAAAGCAAGATTGACATCATTGATATCATCCAGCAAATATAGAGGGGCATTACGCAAATCACTGATAAACCTATCctcagaaaaatatttgaaagatcTGTACTTTACAGAGATGCGAGAACCAGACTTTTTAAGTCCAACATTCAATTTACGGCTGGTAAGGACTGGAAAATGATCCGATAGACCGATCTTACAAATACTAGTGTTATAAAAATGTTCACGGTTTGAAACATAAATGTGATCAAGACACGACTCTGAAGTAGGGCGGGTAATCCCGTCAACAAGTTGATCCATGTTAAACAGAAGACATGACTGGTAAATTAAATGTTTAATACCTTGATTGGAAAGAAGATCGACATTAAAGTCGCCACACACGACCATTTCCTTCCCCTCAAGAAAAGCCTgctcaaaattatttaaaaaggTTTCAACTAGACACAAGATATCAATAGAATAAAGCTCTAAATTATGATTGAAATTCAGCAAATGCCCGAGTTGTTCAATTTTGTTCGTGATATGTTAAATGTTCCATGAACAGATCGTCAGGGCATTGCGTTTTGGACGAATGATCCTTTGTCTTGAATCGGCATGATTTTCCTTGCCAACGATCCAGTCGCGACGCGAGGTACACGAGAGGTTAGTAACGTTAAGAATCCTTGTCTGCAAACTGTATGATCACTTTAAAAAGTCTCGACTTTGGCAATATGTACAGGTTTGTATTTACCATTTCTTATTTACGAAAGcaagtttgcattttatttagtTTCTGGCACTTCAAGGGTGAGAGTAGCGGAGAACTGTCTCAATATTACAGTAAGTATTACTGGGAAATTCTACACTCCGTAATGATTTGTTCGTGGTTCAAATACGTGAGTTATTCCTACTATCACTCCACATGGCAAAATGTTTTCATGATGAAATTCGACCAATTCTGCTAAAGAAATTGTCCTAACATCAAAAGCTGCTgcaaatttttcactactccTTGCACATTTACACGTAAGTTTATCCCATACATTGGGATACTGACAACATGACTCGGAATCCGGACACACTAAACCTCGCAAGGAGGCAGtacattttagaaatttactCACAAAACTGGTCAAGGCTCATCAATATTAAGATAGGAAACTAACGTGTGAGCTGGAAAGTAAATATAGCAGGAAATCTACAGAAAGAAATTGAAGACCAAAGGGACTTTATCATCAAGCTTAAAATTTAGGTCTTGGAAGCACTAGCGAAAGATTGTGCGGCTGCCGTCTTAAGTAGCTGGGACTATGGGTCATGTAAGAGATACAGTAGGATAAGGCACGGTATATAATTGGTTTCACCTTTACTGACCCATTAATATCCATTGTAATTGTTTTTGCGTCACATTTCAGAGTTACCAATGTTCAAGGCCGACATTATTTGATATACGACGACAGGATACGTTCAGAGTAGTAAGCCAATCTTTGGGAAAATATTGTAGCGTTTACCAAAGGAGACAATACATGCAGCGATAAACCTGCTTCTTTCCACATTTCGAGGTTCGTGTAAATCAATATGTGACGGTTTACTTCAAGCAATAAGGACATGTTGTGTAGATTTTGACTGTACCCGGTATTTTACTGATCAAACAAAAGGTAAAATTGACGAATCAGCAAAgtgtacattaaaaataattgaaCCCTTACCAGATGGCATATCTCGCTCGTCCTTGAAATAGTGAGTAATAATGTAATCAAACCATGGTTGAAAGTATTAAACACTGGAAAAATATTCTATTGACAGTTTTGGATGTGTGAATCCGGCACACTATGACCTACTGCACTGTCATAGACAGTTCATTCCTTCAGGACCTGCGTGTCTACGAGGTGAATAAATAGTATGACTATTTTTAGTGTATATTTCTCTATCTTGAATTCCTGGCCTCATAACTTCATTTGTAAAATGCGaatatttcatacctgtaagtATACATATATTCCTATCTATGGTGCATGATTTCACTACAAGTGACAGCAGAGCATTATGAAGAAGGAAACTTCAAATGATTTTAGATGAAATATAACAACAGAAATGTTTAGCCGATGGGAACATTTGaccttttcaaatttgtcatttgcttTTTGCACACAACTTTACCTGGCAAGCATTGCCCTAATATTTCTAGGTAAATGAAACTTACTCCAGAAAATTTTGCGCAACGCCTGAGTAAATTTAGCCCTCCAAAAAACGAAATAAGCAAATACAACTTCTTACCTCGAGTGAATGCTTGATTAATTCCTTCCGCCTTTCACCGTCAATGTCATTCATTCTGGGTACGATATGAGTTTCATAAATACCAATGAGTTTGTCGCAACCTTGggaatttcttgattttctcaGTTGTTGTTGTCTGGCTCTTCGTTCCGTTCGCTCTTCCTTGGTTTTTGGCATTCTCGAACCAAGGGGTTAGCTAGAGGCCAGAACGAAACACTATTTTTCGCAGTCTGAAGGTTTAGCGGGGATAGACTTCGGTAGCAGAATAATAAACGTAAAGAGAAATACCAAAGTAGTGACTATGTTATATTGCATTAATAATTTATGTTGCAAAATGCATGTATGCATCATCAGAATGTCATGGCGATCCTTCCTTAAATATTTCGTCTCGCTCGAGTAAGAAAGATTTTGATTGGCTGATAAAATCGACGAGCTACTTCATTGGACATAATTGACATAGTTGCTGCGCAGATGGATGACTTGGAGAGATCCTGCAGTCCTTTGAACGTATCCAGGTAATACGCCAAACAAATATTGACAAGAGAGTACACATTTATATGTACAAGTTTCATTGAAAACCGCCATCAAGCGCTTGGTGTACTAAATATCTCATCGATGTCTGAACATTATGTGTACTTGCGTTCAAAGGTCTGTTCAAAAACATTCACATACGTTAAACACTTACCACCTGAGAAAGAGACCGGAGAGTATCGGAGTTCATAGCCGAGTCGTAGTTCAAGAGAGCATTTCGAATTCTCAACAGAATGGCACTTCGCCGAAGGTCCAGCCGACACCTGCCAAACGTAGCCGCGAGAAGATATCAAGAAGTTCTCGTCAAAAGGGGCATGGGAAATACACAGTAGCATCTCCAAAGCCACGTCTCACGACCGCTAAACAGTCCCAAAGAGTTCAAACTCCACTTAAAACCGTGGATACGTCAATGGCTAAAGGCACAGCATCGAAGAAGTTGTGTAGAGAAATAAACTATGCACTAAGACTCCCTGACGCagcaaagaagaaaaagaaaatctcaGACGTCTTAAAGAAAAATGCGAAGACGCAGTTTAGTGTCCCGGTTGACAACGGCCATGTTAATTTCATCGCACATCCGGGTTTTGACCAGACACTTGAAGACATAGAGTTGCAGTTCGAGACAGACTACGTGGACGAGGACCTGTTTATGGTGGGTTATCTGGATTACTGCGGATCAGATAATTTCGTGATGGTTGGTGAAGATGGCAAAGTCTATCAAGCGGAAGATGAGATTCTTTACGTTGTCAAAGAAGACTTGTATCGCTATCTGACTGAAGGTCCAACGAATCTCGGCTACTACGACTTTTACAGACACCTAGGTTCGGAAGGGAGCCTCGAGTGCATCGGATGGAAGGAAGATTTGTAGGTTAGCACCATCGTTTTCACTATATTTGTGGCTACTTGTTGTTCTGTTTTGATCCCCGCTCTTCAGTTTGTGATTTCCTCATTCTGTTTGACCCGCGTCGTTCTATTTTAATCTGCGATCTTCTGTTTGTAATTTCGTCATTATGTTGTGACCCGCGTCTTTCTGTTTTTGaatgcgctcttcagtttgtaattttgtcctTCTGTTTgacctgcgtcgttctgtttgagccgATAGTCCAAGCTTATATGATAGAGCGaattttgatgttgacagataaggctacattcacaaacacctgtggagggggagggagatttcggggaggggacttgaaaaaaattacaacatgccAGGTGAGAtctgaaaaattgacattgcaaagggGGGACTTGACAATTTATggaatatcaaattccttttcaaataccttggcactttcatttcctctcatttccattttcggcgcacCTGTCTGGCGCAAGTTTTAGGTtatattaaacaatttattgatgatATAAGCAGCCACCTTGAAGCAAAAGatttaggttgtcatgatttctacttacccgAACCCCCTGTTGTGCAAAATTGTCCTCTACaatgactaaaagtttcaactgaatctttcaataacaattttggagataacttatttgataacattcttCCATTGACAATATAATGGGTCTAGTtcagtgtcaaacgttcatgtcgctgtatagAGTAGCCGTGCTATTTAGAATAGTGCATAATATCATCAATAAGAACTGGAAGCTTCAAGTCGAACAatctttgaataacaatttgggagatgatAACCTATGTGTTATTCGTAGTTTCTTCATAgcctgccatgtatagtgaatcaacattttcagtgaaattccaaaatcaaatttcttgcacacatacaCTTGTGACCACCTCGGTCTAATCAATTACaataatatcaattatcaaacgtctataaatacacagatttagctaattttgaattgtaaaaaaattatttatagactgcaatgtatagtagatcaacatttcggtgaaattcctaAATCCAATTTCATGCACCCACATTGACTTGTAACCAtgcaccctagtctaatcaaatacattaatataaataatcaagcgtacattaatacacagatttaccgagttttgtattgtaaaaaaaatattcatagtttcctcatagatcaacattttcggcgaaattccaaaatcaaatttcttgtacatatatgcacaTGTGACCACCCTTTTCTAACAAGTACAAGTACCTGCATGTCAATTATTCACGGTTTACATATGCACAAACATTGCAAGTtttaaaatgggaaaaaattattcacagttttttcATAGATTCATATGTATAGTGGATCGacattttcggcgaaattccaatattcaattttttgtacacatggTCACTTTTAAACgtcccatgctaatcaagtatttATATCATGACATCAAAGGTCTATAGATGCACGGATATTGCTaggtttatattggaaaatacacgttcatagttttctcatagactaccatgtatagtgaatcaacattatcgatgaaatccaaaaatcaaattctttGTACCCAcgtgcactttttacctgccacttcaaacaaactacatgtacatgaattatcacactcatataaatgtagagatatagctttttatgggaaaaatgttatagtttgcccaatagactccaATGAATTGTaatgtgatatttttggacgaagcactatatcgaccgcattttgccttccttttgggcgGAGACATTAAAATTATAGTAAGtcagaaagggggggggggctcgaAGACATTACGAGTTTGTTAGGGTgttatttgtgaaaatttgagaactTTTTTTGAATCTCGCGCCTCTCCCACCCCTTCcaaaggtgtttgtgaatgcagcctaactTTGCAAAGAAAATTGATAGATGTCACTGAAAGCCGCTCAGATTGAAATGCCAACGACAGAACATTTTGAATAGGCTACTTTACCAGATATTTGTCTGACTGTGGCTACATGAACGTCACAATGCAAACGGCCACATCGACCACTTCTTTCTTTGCTAAACACGGAACAACGCTTATGTACGTAGGCGTACGTACACTCGCGCGACCTGCGCTCTGtcgtctatatatatatatatatatatatatatatatatatatatatatatatatatatatatatatatatatatatatatatatatatatatatatatatatatatatatatatatatatatatatatatataccccacacacacacacacacacacacattgggCTGTCAATGGCTTGATGGGATTATTTATATTCCACTGACGCGTTTCCATACCATACGGCTTCAAAAAGTTTAGAATCGGTAAAAATAAGTACATCGGGTTACTGGAGCCACATGATTTATTTCGTCGGCGTGATCATCACTCTCACGCTCAGGTTAATAAGTGACTTTAATTTAGCTGTGTGCGTTAAACCGACGATTCTGTCAGTATTGTTTGCTCACAACATTAATTTTATTCTAATTTGCATCACAACAGCAGACCCCGGTAATTAATCACACAAACTGTTTTCTTCATCTCCAGCATTGTCGCTTGATGCgtgtttcattttgtctttACTTCTTGAATAGAGATCTAACAATACACTCTTCAAGCTACTTGAGTTTATGATCATCACGACAGGCTATCACATGGTTTTAATTTAAGTATAATTGCAACCGAGACAATGGCAAGAATTTCATTAGTTCTACGTGGCTGTATGTCCCCAGAGTTTCAACATAAATTACTTCTTAAaagagccgtcattatttacagcatgGGGGACGGAGGAATCAGACGGGCGTTACTTAAAggaggggttgctcaaaatgggGAGAGAAAGAAAGGGGTAACTCAATATTTggtacaaaataaattgaaacaccccTCAtcagggagccgtcattatttacgacctggggcgGTCGGAGGAATATGAGGTGGGGGGATCACTAAAAAAGTGAACATTTAAAGGGGTGGCTCAAAATGTGGAGCGGCAGAATGGGGTTACCCAATTtttgtttgggggggggggaataaattgaaacacctcttaGATTGCACCATTCCAtacatgaatttctcaaaattttcgatgctagagggggacacccccgtCTCGTGTTCTCCCTTGGGTATTCTACTAGTTTTattggtaaaagacaaattgaaaacacctctcagattgcacccgactgcaccattgcatacatcaatttctcaaacttttcacgggatctaggacaaaactaaatttttgtgaattcatcctttattatcacagaaacatatattttcattgacttcagttcaataatcattttgatatttaaccATTATACCGTATataggcttttcattagaagttggcagctggagaaattaCACGTCTGGCGAGGTTGTAAACAAATAATGAATGGATTAAAAAAATACTGACTCTGACTGATGATCCTCTAATATCGTTTACAGAAATATaagattttgcaaatgacacatattttccATTCCTCTTCAACCTCTTGCAAActgaaaaatgatttttacaAAGTGTAATGCCATTATTTGGTTGTTGGATGTTATGACTCAAACacgatcatgcaaaaaatgtaataaaaatatcagtgttgaatgtcattttcaaacagttttaccgaatgcaaataaatagaaacacctctcagattgcaccattacacacatcaattccTAAAAATGTTTGATGCGAGAAAGGGGACCCTTGTCGTACGCTTCCCCCTGGGGCGTGAGATGTTCTAACAGGTTTACATAgtcagaaaacaaattgaatacacctctcagattgcaccagctTGTACCATTGCaacataaatttctcaaaattttccacgcaagataGGGGACACCCCTATGACATTACtccctcagcctctcgcgtgtatatatgtacacacacacacacacacacacacacacacacacacacacacacacacacacacacacacaaactagGCTGTCAATACGTTGATGGGATTCTTTATATTCCACTTACGCGTTTCCATACCATACGGCTTCAAAAAGTTTAGAATCGGTAAAAATAAGTACATCGGGTTACTGGAGTCACATCATTTATTTCGTCGGCGTGATCATCACTCTCACGCTCAGGTTAATAAGTTATTTTGATTAACCTGTGTGCGTTAAACCGACGATTCTGTCAGTATTGTTTGCTCTCAAGATTAATTTTATTCTAATTTGCATCACAACAGCAGACCTTTTCTTCATCTTCAGCATTGTCGCTTGATACATGTTTCATTTTGTCCTTTACTTCTTGAATAGAGATCCAGCAATACACTATTCAAGCTACTTGCGTTTACGATCATCGCGACAGGCTATCACACGGTTTTAATTTAAGTGTATTTAGTTCTAGGTAGCTTCCCCCAAGGGCGTGAGGTTTTCTAACTTACTTAGTAAAAAACCAAATTGAACAGCTTGTACCATTGCAacatgaatttctcaaattttccatgcaagacAGGGAACATCCCTCTAACACTTCCCTCTCAGCCTCTTGCGTGTTCTACcaccccctgtactttcaaattcacacgtaattaataattattaataataattattaataGCACACAGACTACAACACTAACGAGAAAATTGTTGACGCACAACTTATGTAGGGTAAAAGTGCTGGTGAAAGGTCTCCAAGCACATGTGTGACATGTTTCTGACTCATCATGCTCCAACTGCAGATGGTTGATAAAATTGACATTTGAAATCCGAAACCTGTTGGTGGTAGCATGCAAACATTAAAACATCAGAAAACTGAGGAGTGACAGCCGTATGAGGGTAAGAGAAATGCTACAGAACAAGTCTCCCAGGAACCAGGTGAAATGTACCTAACTCAGCCTGCTCCAAATGCAGATAGTTAAATCACAGTCAcatgttttctaaaattcagcTCTACGCCTACGCGCCCAATAGAAGTGTGCACATATGCATGAGAAGTAGATGTACTCACGTCTACGGGGCGCGTAGCGCAGAGCGGAATTTTAGAACACAGGTGACCGTggttagatgaaattcagatttCAAAACATGAACCAGATGATGATAGCATGCAAAGACTAAAACTAACAAGAAAACTGAGGAGTTACCGGGTTCATCCattgtgatttaaaaaaataatcgcCCCACCAGGGATATCATTAATACGAATTAAAGGGAATAAAAATAGTCATATTCTGCTGGTTCACCCAATCGATTATTCTTTCTCTAAAATTATCGGATACAGCTACTTCCATGCTACTTAATaccagcagtgacagagatagttCTCACTCTGATGTAGCTGAAGAATAGTTTGGGTCATGTGACGCTCGTGACGGTAAATTACTTCACACAAGATCGGGCCATAGAGCAACACATGAAAGACCAAGAGACTtaaggatttttgaattctggtaaATTATAATAACCAGAAAAAAGATGGGATCACCATACTTTATTTTCTACAAATTTACGATGAAAAGTCGctgttttttcatgaaaatcactgAATATTAATGtataaaacaattattttaaagttcatgcagtgaatgaaaatttcatattcTCATCGTACAAGAAcataaaagtaaaactttgaacactgacactctaatttaaatgaataaaaatgtgTGACTTAATGGAGTTGGAGTCTTGAAATTATTCAtcttttaccaaatttaccataattacacaaaaaatttcagagattaaaacgtttatttaatggaatattttaactttccagTACTGTCAATTTTGGAAAGCATTTTTAAGCAGAGTCTAAATAATATATGTCTTgtatttgtgaaacaaattcagcCTACACTGTGCTCAGGTTTTCACGTTTTGGCAagatgtagccaggaattcaaaatttgcatactctctcatgatcgtcattttgtgtgctcttcaccAGGCGCCATTGGCCTGGCCAGAGTCggtgataaatccaaaaagtcaactgatgcgtttaaaaatgaatcaatttaagaaacTGCCTCAGGAATATGACTCTACAAACTGTTGATaacaggtagtgtcgaacatctgcgagcagaactgggcaatacatgtttattttttctgtgcgCGATACCCTAGTCAATATGCGGCTATTGGAGATGATAATTTGTTGGACTTGAacttttgagggtattgaggggatcttaaaaagatttcaatcgcgattccttcaGCCCCCCttcaccattatttgtgaacccAGCCTAAAATTCATCGTTTAATTCAAACTTGTTTTTTAAGTTGATTTCTGACATGGCTCactgatgacaatctcagaacagtATGATGATActatgagtgtcatgtcaattatctgttcatttgcatatttaatgaacttttgtaattagtgatataactccgaaattcctacaccaaatttgatgatacctacTACAGGTACTGGTCTGATAGATATGAaactgtactgagaagcattgggcaatgtcaagttaatgaatagcttatttgcatatttaatgaatttttgtagtTAGTCATATAACAGATTTAACTCTGTAagaactgcaccaaatttgatgaaatctgctgcagacacTGATCCCAGgtatatctgactgtgttgtgaagcatttaATAGTGTGAAGTCAGTTGAGGATTCGTTTGTTTgtataatgaactttgtaattagtgatataactctgaaattattgcaccaaatttgTTGATACCTCCTACAAATATTGGTCTGATGGATATCAACCTGTACTaggaagcattgggcagtgtcaacttaatgaatagctcatttgcattttaatgattttttgtaattagtcatataactctgaaataattccaccaaatttgataaaatctgctgcagatactgatctgagaGATATCTGACTGTATTGTGAAGCATTTgatagtgtaaagttaattgaggaatcatttgcatatgtaataaactttgtaattagtgatttaaatCTGAAATTATGACACCAAATatagtgaaacctgctacaaatattgatctgataaatgtgTAATTGTCGCGTTAAGCTCAAGTTATTTACGGGTTTATTTGcagatttaatgaaatttgtaattagtgatgttACTCCGAAATTACAGAAGTGACATACTATACATGTTGATCTgctagatatctaattgttccATTAagaattgagcagtgtcaaataaacagctcatttgcatgtcaAATGAGGTGGTTAAagtctgagagtactgtgcaaaaattgatgaaacctgctacatttGTTATCTGATTGTtatgtgaagcgtactactatgtaatgaacctgttgtaaaccacgtgGCCGCAtttagttcacatctggtttgaTTATGTAATTTACGCAAccataagaaggcaagatgtggc comes from Ptychodera flava strain L36383 chromosome 8, AS_Pfla_20210202, whole genome shotgun sequence and encodes:
- the LOC139139092 gene encoding uncharacterized protein, which translates into the protein MCTCVQRSVQKHSHTLNTYHLRKRPESIGVHSRVVVQESISNSQQNGTSPKVQPTPAKRSREKISRSSRQKGHGKYTVASPKPRLTTAKQSQRVQTPLKTVDTSMAKGTASKKLCREINYALRLPDAAKKKKKISDVLKKNAKTQFSVPVDNGHVNFIAHPGFDQTLEDIELQFETDYVDEDLFMVGYLDYCGSDNFVMVGEDGKVYQAEDEILYVVKEDLYRYLTEGPTNLGYYDFYRHLGSEGSLECIGWKEDL